From the Rhinatrema bivittatum chromosome 3, aRhiBiv1.1, whole genome shotgun sequence genome, one window contains:
- the KCNF1 gene encoding potassium voltage-gated channel subfamily F member 1: MLGSSGLQDQDSNGSESSEEMEIIVNVGGIRQILYGDILNRYPETRLSELMNCLSGGYDAIFSLCDDYDPGKREFYFDRDPDAFKCIVDVYYFGEVHMKKGICPICFKNEMEFWKVDLGLLDDCCKSHLSEKKEELEEIAKRVQVILDDLGLDTTENRWKRCQKCIWKFMEKPESSFPARVTAVLSFLFILLSSVVMCVGTIPELQIEDSEGNHVEHPTLDSIETVCIGWFTIEYVLRLISSPNKLHFALSFMNIIDVLAILPFYVSLILTHVGATMMELINVQQAIQALRIMRIARIFKLARHSSGLQTLTYALKNSFKELGLLLMYLAVGIFVFSALGYTMEQSHPDTLFKSIPQSFWWAIITMTTVGYGDIYPKTTLGKLNAAISFLCGVIAIALPIHPIINNFVKYYNKQRVLETAAKHELELMELNLGEGKVGGVRNEPEDARHKRKNMGVPVWSSSLKLSHSDTFIPLLSGEKHHRTRLQSCK, translated from the coding sequence ATGCTGGGTAGCTCAGGATTACAGGATCAAGACAGCAATGGATCAGAGAGCAGTGAAGAGATGGAGATTATAGTGAATGTTGGAGGAATTAGACAGATTCTATATGGAGATATTCTGAACCGTTACCCAGAAACCAGACTGTCTGAGTTGATGAACTGTTTGTCAGGAGGATATGATgctattttctctctctgtgaTGACTATGATCCTGGAAAAAGAGAGTTTTACTTTGACAGAGACCCTGACGCTTTCAAGTGCATAGTAGATGTCTATTATTTTGGGGAAGTCCATATGAAGAAAGGGATATGCCCTATTTGTTTCAAGAATGAAATGGAATTTTGGAAAGTGGACCTGGGGTTACTGGACGACTGCTGCAAAAGTCACCTCAGTGAGAAAAAAGAAGAACTGGAAGAGATAGCCAAAAGGGTGCAAGTGATCCTGGACGACCTAGGACTGGATACCACTGAAAACCGGTGGAAACGATGCCAAAAATGCATCTGGAAGTTTATGGAGAAGCCAGAGTCCTCTTTCCCAGCAAGAGTCACTGCAGTTTTGTCATTTCTGTTCATTTTGCTCTCGTCCGTGGTGATGTGTGTGGGAACCATCCCTGAGCTGCAGATAGAAGACTCCGAGGGGAACCATGTGGAGCACCCAACACTGGACAGCATCGAGACAGTTTGCATAGGCTGGTTCACCATCGAGTACGTGCTCAGACTCATCTCATCCCCTAACAAGCTACATTTTGCCCTCTCATTCATGAATATCATCGATGTCTTGGCAATTCTCCCCTTTTATGTCAGCTTGATCTTGACCCATGTGGGTGCCACGATGATGGAACTAATCAATGTGCAGCAGGCTATCCAAGCACTCCGGATAATGAGAATTGCAAGAATTTTTAAATTAGCCCGTCACTCCTCGGGGCTTCAGACTTTGACCTATGCCCTTAAAAATAGTTTCAAGGAGCTCGGCTTGCTTCTCATGTACCTGGCTGTTGGAATCTTTGTCTTTTcagccttggggtacactatgGAACAGAGTCACCCCGACACCTTATTTAAAAGCATTCCACAGTCCTTTTGGTGGGCCATCATAACCATGACCACAGTGGGATATGGGGATATCTACCCCAAGACAACTTTGGGTAAACTGAATGCCGCCATCAGCTTCCTTTGTGGAGTTATCGCCATAGCCCTCCCCATTCATCCCATCATCAATAACTTTGTCAAATACTACAATAAGCAGAGAGTTTTGGAAACGGCTGCTAAACATGAACTGGAACTGATGGAGCTCAACTTGGGTGAGGGGAAAGTGGGTGGTGTCAGGAATGAGCCGGAGGACGCCagacataaaagaaaaaacatgggGGTACCAGTGTGGAGCAGCAGTCTCAAGCTCTCTCACAGTGACACTTTTATCCCTCTCCTGTCGGGTGAGAAACATCACAGGACCAGACTGCAGAGCTGTAAATAA